The stretch of DNA AGAAGGCATGGATTCGGCCGGATTCTGAGATCACGCCGAGTTCGCCGAATGCCGTTGAGACGAACGGAGATGCCAGCAAATTAACTCCACCGGCGATCGCCAGGTCAGCGTCGCCAGTGCGCAGCGCACGCACCGCATCGTGGATGGCTACCAGCGAAGACGAACAAGCCGTATCGACAGACACCGAGGGGCCACGGAAATCAAAGGCGTAGGACACCCGGTTCGGGATAATCGAGCTCGAAGTCCCGGTCAGTGCATAAGGGTGTGCCTCCGCTGGATCGGAGACGATGATCATGCCGTAATCGTTGTTGCTCGACCCGATGAAGACGCCCACCGGTGCACCACGCAGCGAACTAGGCGGAATGTGGGCGTGCTCGAGTGCCTCCCAGGTAAGCTCCAACGCAAAACGCTGCTGCGGATCCATATTGGCGGCTTCGACTGGTGAGATCCCGAAGAATTCGGCGTCGAAATCCCCCAGGTCTTTCAAATAGCCACCACGCGTGTTATTTTCGGCGATTTTACGGGTCATTACTTCATCAGCCGAATACTCCGACCACCTGCCGATAGGCAGCTCAGAGGTGGCATCCACGCCGTCGACGACGAGTTCCCACAACTCCTCCAGGGATGAAGCCCCCGGGAAACGCGCTGCCATACCGACGATCGCGATGTCGTGCGACCCCGTCTGGGCAAAGGAGGTAAACCGCTGAGATTGAGCATCCGCGGTGAAAGTTCGTGGGCCGTCGATAAGGCGGGTGGCCAGGGCTTCGATCGTGGGGTATTCGTAGGCGATGGTGGCGTCGAGTTGCACGTCGAGCTTGTTCTCCAGCTCGCCGGACATGAGCACCACATCGCGTGAGCTCAAGCCGTAAGACTGCAGCGACTTATCGTCTGCGATTTCGCTAGTCGGCACTCCAGTTGCCCCGGCGACCCAGTGCCGTAACCACTCTTTCAGCTCGGTTACGGTCATCTTTGCTGATGCCTCGCTGGAGTCCATGCTGGATCTTCACCTCTTAGTCGAAAATGTGCAGGTTAATAAGCCTCTCTGTTCCTAGGCTACCTACAAGGACGTACCTAGAGGTGTCGAGACAGAAAGGCTGTTAGTTAAAAATTCGCGCCCGCGCCCGTTTTTGTTACACAGTTGTGAACTTTTAACCGTGCTCACGACCTTAGCAGCGCGCCACCACCTGGTGGCTGTTCGCTGCAGGAAACAGGGCCGAATTCACGAAGTTGCGAGTTCGGCCCACCGCCTCGACTAGCTTTCTTGCTCAGCCAAGTAGGACTTCGCGATCACACGGCGGGCGATCTTGCCACTGGAGCTGCGATTGATGGCCTCCGGGGCGACAATCTTGATGTCATGTGGACGGATGCCATGCGCCGAGGTCACGGCCTCTCGAATTGCTTCAATAGCGGCGGCGTCGCCGTCGGTGGACTTATCGACATCACGCTCAGCGATAATCACGAGGCGTTCAACATCGTCGCCTTGGATCGCAAACGCAGCGATGGCTGCTGGTCGCAGGTGGTCGGTGGCTTGCTGAGCGGTGAATTCGATGTCGACCGGGTAGTGGTTACGCCCAGCGATCACGATGAGGTCTTTGAGCCTGGACGTAAGGAAAACCTGGTTTTCGATATAGGTTCCCAGGTCGCCGGTAGCCATCCACAGTGCCTTTTCCGGTACTCCCTCAGCCCGAGAGTTCTCCGCCAACCGGCCAGCGAGCTGGTTGCGGAAGGTCTCCTGGGTCTCGTCCTCTCGTCCAAGGTAGCCCACGGCATTGTTCTCGCCGTAGACCCAGAATTCGCCGATGACCCCGTCTGCGACTTCCTGCTTGGTCTCTGGGTCGACGATGATCATGTGCATCGAATTGTTCGACTCACCACAGCCGGTAAATGGCGTGGTGTTCTCCCCCGGCTCGTCTTGGAATTCGGCCCGACCCTGCGCCAGGGCCTCCCGATCAAAGTGCTTGATGAGTGGCCGGTTGTCGGTCTGTGGCGTAGATACCAGCAGGGTCGCCTCGGCCATACCGTAGGAAGGGCGCAGTGCCTGACGGTCCAGACCATAATCCTTAAAGACGCGGTAGAAGCTCTCCAGCGCGTGCATCGTCACGGGTTCGGATCCGACGATCATGCCATCAACAGCCGAAAGGTCCAGCTCTTCACCTGCCGCAGGCACGCCGAAGCGGGCGCCCAGCTCAAGCGCGAAGTTCGGCACGACGGTGTAGACGTTGGTGTCTGCATCGCGACGCGACATCTGCTTGATCCACCTGCTTGGCTGTTGGATGAAATCGCGTGGATTCATCAGGTCGAATTCGACGCCCAGGATCGTGACGAATGCCGCGAGGATCATACCCATGTCGTGGTGCAGTGGGATCCACAGGCTCAGACGCATCGGCATTTTCAGCTTTGCGGCGCTGAAGATTTGCAAGACGTTCGTGACAATATTGCGGTGGCTGAGCATTACGCCCGCTGGCATGCGGGTGGAACCAGAGGTGTACTGCAAGAATGCCATCGTATCCACAGGCTGCTGCCCCGTGCGGGCCAAGCGCTGCATGTACTCGGGGTGCGCCATCGGGCTGGTCCAGGCTTCTGCGGTCGAATCCGGCAGAGCATCAACTGCGAGGACGCGCGGGCGTTCCGCCGCTGGCAGCGCGCCGAACAGCTTGCGCACTGCGCCTGCCGACGTCTTATTTGTACACACAATCTGTGGGCGAGCATCAGCGAGCACAGCGTTGAGGTGATCCGAGTGCCCCGGCTCATTCGGGTCGTAGAGCGGTACTGGCACCATGCCGGCATACATCGCGCCAAGGAAGCTGAAGATATACTCGGGGCTGTTTCCGGCCAGGATCGCTACGCGATCGCCGAGCTGCCCTACTTGCTGCAGGCGTGCCGCGACGACCTTAATGCGAGTGTTCATCTGGGTGCGGGTGTACACCATCCGGTTGCCCGCTTTGTTGTCGCTGTAATCCCAGAAGATCAAGCATTCCCGATCACCGCCACCCTGCGCCAAGTCTGCTTGGTAAATCATTTCGCACATCGCAGGCAGCGTTAGCTGCGGAGGCAAAACGATGTTTCCTTGTTCGTTAAAGAATCGGCCCATTGCGGCGTTGATATCCATACCTGCTCCTCGCGGGGTTAAAAGTGCTTTTCCAATAGCTGTTATGAAGTTGTATTTACCCTACCGGCAATAATTCGGTATACAAAAGCAATTATCTCGGCGTGGCGGTTCAGTGTTACCGCCAGCGCACATAACGGCGCCCGCCGGGCCTAGTCGTGTTCGGCTAAGCCCGGCGGGAGAGTTGTGGCCCATTAGGCGTCGATAAGCCCGGTGGCCCAGCCGATCAACCACTGGGTGGTGGTGCTGCCAGGGAAAACGTTTGGATTTGTGGCGTACTGTGCGTGCACGGCGTTCGCGGCGATGAGCGCCTGAGCTCGCTGTACTGCGTTGCCGATCCCTAATGGGGCGTCGCAGATGTGGTCGTCTGGTGCACAAATATCCATCACTCGGTCGTTGAGGACGCCGTAGCCTCCCACTCGTGGCCCTCGCATGGTGGCCCCCGGCATGATCGTTTGGGTCAGTTGGTTCAGCAATTGCAGCGAAACTTCTGCACCGACACCAGCAACCGGGTTACCTTGGGCCTGGCCCACACCAGGCTCACGGCGGCCATCCGCAACGACGGCTACCCCGCGGATCCGTTCAGCTGGGACAACTCCTTGCCCTGCCCCAATCTGATTAGCGATGTCCCCTACAATTACCGCCCCTTGAGAAAAACCCATGAGGATGAAATCTGTTTGCGGGCAATCCTTATGCATGATGCGCAGCTCGGCTTCATACTTAGAGGTACCTTCTTGCCGCGACTGGTCATAGCTCATCTCATGCTGGGCATTAATGTTTTTGAACTGCGCGGTGTACGGCAAGGTCCAGACCTTCACTTTGTCCATCGGGTAGCGCTGCTGGAGAGGCTGCGTCACCGTAAGCATGAAGGATGCCGGGTTTGCCTTGGGGTTGATCGGGTCGTCGTTGGCTACAGACTCCCAGGTACCAGGGGCCGCCAGAACCTCCACGTCAGGACACCACGCCGGCTGCGCTGGTTGGCTGGACTGAGGCGGAAGTGGCAATGGCGGGATGATGTCAGTCTTCTTGGTGGTATTCAACCAGTTGACCACACCAGCACCGATTAGCACCAGGACCACGACCGCGGCCACAACAGTCAGGAACTTCTTCATGTGTTAGCAGTACCCGTCTTTCGCGGCCTTAGTGATGATGTCTGCGACTTCCGCTGGCTTTTTGTCCGTGCGCTTTTGCTCCACGACCTGCCCCGCGATCGCACCGATGAGGTAATTGTCTTTCTCGTTTAAGCAGACCTGGCTGGCTGCTCCCAGCATTTGGTCTTCAATACCTTCAACGCGGATTCCCTGTTTCTTAAGCTCATCCAAGTATTTGCTTTCCGAGTCAGTGCGCTTGGGCCCGTCGCTCGGCAGCGCGGAAATCTCGACGGCAGCCTCGTCGCGGGGGCGTGGCGCAGCCCCCACCGGCGCGTCGTTCTGCCTTGGCGACGCCGTGGCGCTCGGCGATACACTCGCGCTTGTCGACGCAAGTGGCGCCTTACTCAGCGGCGCAACGCTTACTGCTGTAGCTGCTTGGTTGTCTACCGTGGCACCACCGCCGCAGCCTGCCAGCAGCAGGCCTGCCGTGATGATTACAAGGCTTCCGCCTAGTTTTCGCATGGTGTCCTTTCGGTCGACGTCTTCAACTGGATTTAGCGTGGCTCTTCGACAATACGCCCGTTGAGCTGCTTGATGGTGCCGTGCTGGAAGGTCTGCTGATCCCCACCAGCCGGAACCTTGGTGAGGTCAGAGGTTGGCCAGCCATAGCGACCATTCTCCCAACCGTTGGCACCCCAGGTGTCACGGATAGCACCATTCATGACCACGTGGGCGCCCGTAGCGGCGTTCCAGTAGATGGAACCATTTTCGAAGTTTTGCAACGCACCACCAGGGATCAGGAACTCATCCGAGGTTGGGGCTCCGAGCGCAGACTTGACGGTGTTGAGCTCGCCGTACTTCTCGGCAATCTTGCCACGTACGTAGAAGGATTCGTTCGCCTTGTTACGCACGACCCAACCGCCCTGGAACTTCTGGACGATAGCACCGTCAATAGTCTGTGGCGCTGCGGTTGGGTAGCCGAGCACGCCGGTTTCCCAACCCTGTCGGCCCCAAGCGTTGAACATGTCAGCTGGGATCTCCTGGGCGTTGGTCTCGTGGGTCCAGTAGATCACGCCGTGCTGGAATGTCACGAAGCGACCCTTGCCGTCCGGAGTGGCGATCTCATTGGACGTCGGGAAGCCCAGCCAGGAATCGGTGGCGCCCATCTCGGCGTAACGCGCACTGATCCGGCCCTGCAGGACGTGAGCACCAGTCTCGGCAGACCAGAACGCGCGCCCCGTGCTGAAGTCTTGGGAAACACCGCCCTTGACCTGGTACTCATTGTTCAAGCAAGCGCCCCATTGCGCACCCTTGGTTGCTTCGGCGATGGCGCCGATAGTGGTGCAGTCCGCACCGCGGTCTTCCTTCTTCAGAGCAAGGGAGTCAGCGATGTATGGCCACGCCTGCGACATCTCGAACTGCCAGTATGGCCAGTTGTGGATACCCGATGGGCGGAACTGTGCCACCACCGGTACACCCGCGCGATTAGCTCGCTCAACGAAGGTTTGGGTGGTCATGCGCGAGATGACCTCGAGCCCCTTACCGGCTTCGTTGGATGGGCCAGTGGCAACAGAACCTGGCTTGCCGAAGTCATCGACACCGTTACCTGCAGAGACGTAAATGGTCTTGCCCTTGAGTGCTTCGATACCCAACTTTGGATCGTTGTCGATCCAGCGCTGGTTGATCGGCCGTCCCCACATGTTATCGACGTTGTAGCCGCCCCCCTCAACCAGGGCGCCACGCAGCATGTCTGGCATGCCAGTGGACGTGGTATCGAGGTAACCCGAGAAGGAACCAACGAAGTTGAACATATCCGGGCGATGCTGAGCCAGGTTCATCGCCGCGGTGCCACCCATGGACAATCCGGTGATGGCGCGCTGTCCGTTCGAACGGTAACCATTTTGCAGCACGGCCGGCAGCTCGTTGAGCAGGAAGGATTCCCACTTGTAGTTCTTGTCCTTGGCTGGGCCTTCCCAGTCGGTGTAGAAGGACGCTTCGCCACCGACCGGCAGAATCACATTGACGTTCTTGTCAGCGTAGAACTGCTCGATATTGGTGTGGATCGTCCACCCGTTCTCAGTGTCCACGGCACGCAGGCCATCTAGCGCCCACACCTCAGGGAACTTCGCCTTCGGGTTAGAGTGCCAGTCACGCGCCAATAGAATCTGCACCTGAATTGGGTGCTCCGGCATCGCTGCAGAGTTGATGAACACAGCTACTCGACGATCGGTGAGCCACTCGACGCGATCAATCGAAACTCCGGCTGGCAGCCCCTCCAACTTTGGGTGGTCCGTCTTGATAGGGGTACGCTGCGGCACCTCACCTGGATCGAGGTAGTCCGAGATTCCGGTTTGCTTCTTGACACCACCAAGCAGATCCGAGCTGCCGGAGCTTTGCGCCTGAGCGACGAGAGGAGCGTTAAGAGGGCTCAAACCAATCGCGATAGCGACAGGAACCGCCGCCAGGGCTAGTTGAAGGGAACGTCGCCGAGCAGAGCGAGTTTCACGCATGGAAATTCCTTTTGTTGAGATGTGAGGATATACATGTGGAACGCACCGCACCCCCGTGTGCTTGCAGTGTGCTTGCGCGGAGGCGCGGTTGTGCTAGGCCACGAGCCCGAAAGTTCCCCGCTTCCGGCCGGCGTGACGCAGCGTATAAATTTTTCGCCGCTTGCGGTTGTGAATGTCATCGGGCTCGTGTGGGCGAGACCAGTTAGTTCAAAACCGAAGACTGCGTCAAGTTTAAGTTCAACTTTAGACTCTGACGGTAGTGACACACCAGTACCCCCAAGTTATTTTTGGGACTAGTGGGACTTTCGGGGTTAGTTGGTAGGGACGTCAGCTATGGTGCATGAAAGTGCAGAAAACCCCGGCAAAACCACCAATTCTGGTAGTTTGATGCACCATAGATGACACGGCCCAAGCATCAGCCCCGCCCCCAAACGCAAAACTGCCACCTACCCGAAAGTAGGTGGCAGCCTGATCAGTTAGCTTTTACCAAGCACCCATGACGTCCAAGACACGGTTGCGGGTCTTCCACAGCTGGTCGTTCCAGATGCCCCAGTTGTGGATGCCGGTTGGGGCGTAATCGGCGGTGACGTTCAGTCCGGAACGACGTGCCTTACTTTCCCATGCGACCGTCGTCATGCGCGAGAGGGCTTCGAGGCCCGAACCCATGATGCGTTCATTGATCGGGCGGTTCCAATCGCCAGGTCCCCAAGCACCGGTGGCCGCGGAGATGTAAACATCCTTGCCTGCCAGGCCGGCCATGTTGTAGTACGGGTCGTTTTCGAAACGACGTGGGCTGATGATAGCGCCGTACATGGCGTTGATGTTGAATCCGCCCGAGTCAAGAAGTGCGATGCGCAGCAGGGTTTGCATGCCTGGAGCGGTAGTGGTCAGGTATCCCGACCAGGACATTGCCTGGCGGAACTGGCCTGGGTGGCGGGCTGCGAGGTTAAGCGCGGCGGTGCCGCCCATGGACAGGCCGGCGATCGAGTTGTTGGTCGGCGAAACGCCGAAGTTCTGCTGCAGGTATGCCGGAAGTTCCGCGGTCAAGAAGGTTTCCCACATGTAGGTGCGGGACCCGCCCGAAAGCTGCGAGGACATCATCGGCTGGCCGTTCCAGTCTGTGTAGAAAGACCCAGCGCCACCTACCGGCATGATCAGGGTGAGGTTAGAATCGACGTAGGCAGGAGCTGCGTTGACGTACTTAGTCCATCCGGTTTGGTTGTCGTCGGCGCGCATGCCGTCGAGGAGGTAGAAGCCGGCATCGCCACCGCGTTGTGCTGGTTGGATGAGCACTGGGATGTTGCGTCCCATGGCTGGGGAGTAGACGTCGCATCGCTGCACCCAGTACATCGCGGCATCCCAGTCACAGGCGCCGGTAGCGTCTGGGCGGAGCCAGTCGCGGTTGTCTGCGTGTGCGACACCGCCACCGATGACCGCCAAGCTAGCGGCGGTCGCGGTGGCTACCATCGTCGCCGCTAACTTCTTAGTTGCTTGACGCAGTCGAGCTGCAATCTTCATGTTTCTCCTCGGTGTACAACCAGCTTTCAGCCAGCCTTTTGCGGCAGCACTAAACTAATAGTGACCAATTCGTTACTGTTTTGAACTTACACCAATAGGCTGCCTATGCAAGCCCCAGTTGGAAAGTTAGTTCACTGCTGGAAACATCGGAGAAACGTACACCGCCATTACAATGCAGGCCACCCAGAGGATTGCCAACGTCTGCAAAGTGCGGTCTGACAAGGCAAGTTCGTCCGGGGCCCCACCATCTCCGCGATCGACATCTGCTGCGAAACGCAAAATGGCAATCGTGAACGGAACCATGGAAATTTGGTACCAGACAGAACCATGCGCCTCAGTGATTCGGCTCATGTCAAAGCCCCACAGGGCGTAGGACATCACGACGGCGGTAGCAGACAGCGTCCAGACGAACCGCAGGTAAGTGGGGGTATAGCCTTCGAGCGACTTGCGGATCTTCGCGCCGGTACGCTCCGCGAGCAAGATCTCCGCATACCGCTTACCGGAGGCCATAAACAAAGAGCCGAAGGCTGCGACCAGCAGGAACCACTGCGACAACACGATTCCGGCAGCCACACCACCGGCCATGGTGCGCAGCATAAAGCCGGAGGAAACCAAAGCGATGTCGATCACCGGCTGATGTTTCCAACCGAAGCAATAGCCCAGCTGCAGTGCCAAGTAGACCGCGACGATGATCGCCAGCGAACTGCCCGCCGAGGCCAGGAACGACAACCCGATTGCCCCAGCCATGAGCACGATTGCCATGACGTACGCCAAAGAAACAGGAAGCACGCCCGCCGCAATTGGACGGAACCGCTTGGTGGGGTGGGCCCGGTCCGCTTCCACATCGCGAGCATCGTTGATCAGGTAGATCGCGGA from Corynebacterium epidermidicanis encodes:
- a CDS encoding decaprenyl-phosphate phosphoribosyltransferase gives rise to the protein MTHPEQRFGDSEPHTEGIDTLKKRRPPKNLADGMIKALRPKQWVKNVLVLAAPVAAGSEALLDQRTLIDVTIAFATFCMAASAIYLINDARDVEADRAHPTKRFRPIAAGVLPVSLAYVMAIVLMAGAIGLSFLASAGSSLAIIVAVYLALQLGYCFGWKHQPVIDIALVSSGFMLRTMAGGVAAGIVLSQWFLLVAAFGSLFMASGKRYAEILLAERTGAKIRKSLEGYTPTYLRFVWTLSATAVVMSYALWGFDMSRITEAHGSVWYQISMVPFTIAILRFAADVDRGDGGAPDELALSDRTLQTLAILWVACIVMAVYVSPMFPAVN
- a CDS encoding alpha/beta hydrolase, producing MKIAARLRQATKKLAATMVATATAASLAVIGGGVAHADNRDWLRPDATGACDWDAAMYWVQRCDVYSPAMGRNIPVLIQPAQRGGDAGFYLLDGMRADDNQTGWTKYVNAAPAYVDSNLTLIMPVGGAGSFYTDWNGQPMMSSQLSGGSRTYMWETFLTAELPAYLQQNFGVSPTNNSIAGLSMGGTAALNLAARHPGQFRQAMSWSGYLTTTAPGMQTLLRIALLDSGGFNINAMYGAIISPRRFENDPYYNMAGLAGKDVYISAATGAWGPGDWNRPINERIMGSGLEALSRMTTVAWESKARRSGLNVTADYAPTGIHNWGIWNDQLWKTRNRVLDVMGAW
- a CDS encoding cutinase family protein, producing the protein MKKFLTVVAAVVVLVLIGAGVVNWLNTTKKTDIIPPLPLPPQSSQPAQPAWCPDVEVLAAPGTWESVANDDPINPKANPASFMLTVTQPLQQRYPMDKVKVWTLPYTAQFKNINAQHEMSYDQSRQEGTSKYEAELRIMHKDCPQTDFILMGFSQGAVIVGDIANQIGAGQGVVPAERIRGVAVVADGRREPGVGQAQGNPVAGVGAEVSLQLLNQLTQTIMPGATMRGPRVGGYGVLNDRVMDICAPDDHICDAPLGIGNAVQRAQALIAANAVHAQYATNPNVFPGSTTTQWLIGWATGLIDA
- a CDS encoding alpha/beta hydrolase-fold protein; translated protein: MRETRSARRRSLQLALAAVPVAIAIGLSPLNAPLVAQAQSSGSSDLLGGVKKQTGISDYLDPGEVPQRTPIKTDHPKLEGLPAGVSIDRVEWLTDRRVAVFINSAAMPEHPIQVQILLARDWHSNPKAKFPEVWALDGLRAVDTENGWTIHTNIEQFYADKNVNVILPVGGEASFYTDWEGPAKDKNYKWESFLLNELPAVLQNGYRSNGQRAITGLSMGGTAAMNLAQHRPDMFNFVGSFSGYLDTTSTGMPDMLRGALVEGGGYNVDNMWGRPINQRWIDNDPKLGIEALKGKTIYVSAGNGVDDFGKPGSVATGPSNEAGKGLEVISRMTTQTFVERANRAGVPVVAQFRPSGIHNWPYWQFEMSQAWPYIADSLALKKEDRGADCTTIGAIAEATKGAQWGACLNNEYQVKGGVSQDFSTGRAFWSAETGAHVLQGRISARYAEMGATDSWLGFPTSNEIATPDGKGRFVTFQHGVIYWTHETNAQEIPADMFNAWGRQGWETGVLGYPTAAPQTIDGAIVQKFQGGWVVRNKANESFYVRGKIAEKYGELNTVKSALGAPTSDEFLIPGGALQNFENGSIYWNAATGAHVVMNGAIRDTWGANGWENGRYGWPTSDLTKVPAGGDQQTFQHGTIKQLNGRIVEEPR
- a CDS encoding FadD32-like long-chain-fatty-acid--AMP ligase, with product MDINAAMGRFFNEQGNIVLPPQLTLPAMCEMIYQADLAQGGGDRECLIFWDYSDNKAGNRMVYTRTQMNTRIKVVAARLQQVGQLGDRVAILAGNSPEYIFSFLGAMYAGMVPVPLYDPNEPGHSDHLNAVLADARPQIVCTNKTSAGAVRKLFGALPAAERPRVLAVDALPDSTAEAWTSPMAHPEYMQRLARTGQQPVDTMAFLQYTSGSTRMPAGVMLSHRNIVTNVLQIFSAAKLKMPMRLSLWIPLHHDMGMILAAFVTILGVEFDLMNPRDFIQQPSRWIKQMSRRDADTNVYTVVPNFALELGARFGVPAAGEELDLSAVDGMIVGSEPVTMHALESFYRVFKDYGLDRQALRPSYGMAEATLLVSTPQTDNRPLIKHFDREALAQGRAEFQDEPGENTTPFTGCGESNNSMHMIIVDPETKQEVADGVIGEFWVYGENNAVGYLGREDETQETFRNQLAGRLAENSRAEGVPEKALWMATGDLGTYIENQVFLTSRLKDLIVIAGRNHYPVDIEFTAQQATDHLRPAAIAAFAIQGDDVERLVIIAERDVDKSTDGDAAAIEAIREAVTSAHGIRPHDIKIVAPEAINRSSSGKIARRVIAKSYLAEQES